A part of Homoserinibacter sp. YIM 151385 genomic DNA contains:
- a CDS encoding MMPL family transporter: protein MATLLYRIGRFAYRHALLVLLAWVVAAAGVLGLGLGLGGDSEESFSIPGTESQQAIDRLAGVFPQTAGASAQVVIQAPEGETIDEGANEEAVEETAEALGDLEGIAQAVPPSSEYANDPVSDDHRTAIITLQFDEEAMKVTDQLLEDVQAAADPARDAGLKVAFGGQVFQDVAYGVTPTELIGVGFAALVLIIVFGSFVAAGLPLATAFASLMIALGGVLAVSAFTEISAATPMLALMIGLAVGIDYALFILSRHRTQLGQGMDPEESTATAVATSGSAVVFAGLTVVIALAGLLVVGVPFLGVMGVAAAVAVVLAMLAAVTMLPAILGLIKGRLAPKPGSRAARRATADPERAGGLGGRWVRLVLRAPVVFIVAVVAVLGTLSIPAFSLALALPDGASEPETSTARQAYDMIDEAFGPGRNGALVVALDITQSTDPIADLKAIGERLEEIPGVVSAGGGVPNPTVDTGIIQVEAETGPTDPATTALVERIREAAPDIEDDFGTEMWVTGNTAVQIDVSSRLNSALVPFGLIVVGLSIVLLAAVFRSLLVPLSAAIGFLLSLMAAFGVVVAVFQWGWGAEALHAVPGPILSFMPILLIAILFGLAMDYQVFIVSGMREAWIHGERTKEGARRAVISGFTGAARVVTAAAAIMFFVFAAFVPEGAGVIKTIALGLAVGIAADAFLVRMTLIPAIMALAGRHAWYLPRWLGRVLPHLDVEGEGLVAHRREVEWAERTDAAIALEGLVAGGADGRRVGPITAAVPRGALALVAGPEADRRALALTISGRLAPVDGLAQVDGVSVGTDAARAARRVALADLGASREEVAVTAAGLVAERLRLTLPVRRAHRSRELALDVLDAVDEALDSGVSDAAARAGATIPAGRRRGIRPEAPLAGLPPLERAAVLAAAALAEGAPVALLDARGLEPDVLVRLAPVLEALAAPGATVALGVDRIPAALAPPSGARTRTVIELHREGVQL from the coding sequence ATGGCCACCCTCCTCTACCGCATCGGGCGCTTCGCCTACCGGCACGCGCTCCTCGTGCTCCTCGCCTGGGTCGTCGCCGCGGCCGGCGTCCTCGGCCTCGGCCTCGGGCTCGGGGGCGACAGCGAGGAGTCCTTCTCGATCCCCGGTACCGAGTCGCAGCAGGCGATCGACCGCCTCGCGGGCGTGTTCCCGCAGACGGCGGGCGCGAGCGCGCAGGTCGTGATCCAGGCGCCCGAGGGCGAGACGATCGACGAGGGCGCGAACGAGGAGGCCGTCGAGGAGACCGCCGAGGCGCTGGGCGACCTCGAGGGGATCGCCCAGGCGGTGCCGCCGAGCTCCGAGTACGCGAACGACCCGGTCAGCGACGACCACCGCACGGCCATCATCACCCTCCAGTTCGACGAGGAGGCGATGAAGGTCACCGACCAGCTCCTCGAGGACGTGCAGGCGGCCGCCGATCCGGCGCGCGACGCCGGTCTGAAGGTCGCCTTCGGCGGCCAGGTCTTCCAGGACGTGGCCTACGGCGTCACCCCGACCGAGCTGATCGGCGTCGGCTTCGCGGCGCTCGTGCTCATCATCGTCTTCGGCTCATTCGTCGCCGCGGGCCTCCCGCTCGCGACGGCCTTCGCCTCCCTCATGATCGCGCTCGGCGGCGTGCTCGCGGTCTCGGCCTTCACCGAGATCAGCGCGGCGACCCCCATGCTCGCGCTCATGATCGGCCTCGCGGTCGGCATCGACTACGCGCTCTTCATCCTCTCGAGGCACCGGACCCAGCTCGGGCAGGGCATGGATCCCGAGGAGTCGACCGCGACGGCCGTCGCGACCTCCGGCAGCGCCGTCGTCTTCGCGGGCCTCACCGTCGTCATCGCGCTCGCCGGCCTCCTCGTCGTCGGCGTGCCGTTCCTCGGCGTCATGGGCGTCGCGGCGGCCGTCGCGGTCGTGCTCGCGATGCTCGCGGCCGTCACGATGCTCCCCGCGATCCTCGGCCTCATCAAGGGCCGGCTCGCGCCGAAGCCCGGCTCGCGCGCCGCGCGCCGCGCGACCGCCGATCCGGAGCGCGCCGGCGGCCTCGGCGGGCGCTGGGTGCGGCTCGTGCTGCGTGCGCCCGTGGTCTTCATCGTGGCCGTCGTCGCGGTGCTCGGGACGCTGTCCATCCCCGCCTTCAGCCTCGCGCTCGCGCTGCCGGACGGCGCCTCGGAGCCCGAGACCTCGACCGCGCGCCAGGCCTACGACATGATCGACGAGGCCTTCGGACCGGGCCGCAACGGCGCCCTCGTGGTCGCGCTCGACATCACGCAGTCGACCGATCCGATCGCCGACCTGAAGGCGATCGGCGAGCGGCTCGAGGAGATCCCGGGCGTCGTGTCGGCGGGCGGCGGCGTGCCGAACCCGACCGTCGACACCGGCATCATCCAGGTCGAGGCGGAGACCGGGCCGACCGATCCCGCGACGACGGCGCTCGTGGAGCGCATCCGCGAGGCCGCCCCCGACATCGAGGACGACTTCGGCACCGAGATGTGGGTGACCGGCAACACGGCCGTCCAGATCGACGTCTCCTCGCGCCTCAACAGCGCGCTCGTGCCCTTCGGCCTCATCGTCGTCGGCCTCTCGATCGTGCTGCTCGCGGCCGTGTTCCGCTCGCTGCTCGTGCCGCTCTCCGCGGCGATCGGCTTCCTGCTCTCGCTCATGGCGGCCTTCGGCGTCGTCGTCGCGGTGTTCCAGTGGGGCTGGGGCGCCGAGGCGCTGCACGCGGTGCCCGGCCCGATCCTGAGCTTCATGCCGATCCTGCTCATCGCGATCCTGTTCGGCCTCGCGATGGACTACCAGGTCTTCATCGTCTCGGGGATGCGGGAGGCCTGGATCCACGGCGAGCGGACGAAGGAGGGCGCCCGCCGTGCGGTGATCTCCGGCTTCACGGGCGCCGCACGCGTCGTCACGGCGGCCGCGGCGATCATGTTCTTCGTCTTCGCGGCCTTCGTGCCGGAGGGCGCGGGCGTCATCAAGACGATCGCCCTCGGGCTCGCCGTCGGGATCGCCGCCGACGCCTTCCTCGTGCGCATGACGCTCATCCCCGCCATCATGGCGCTCGCCGGCCGGCACGCCTGGTACCTGCCGCGCTGGCTGGGCCGGGTGCTGCCGCACCTCGACGTCGAGGGGGAGGGGCTCGTCGCCCACCGCCGCGAGGTCGAGTGGGCGGAGCGCACGGACGCGGCGATCGCGCTCGAGGGGCTCGTCGCGGGCGGGGCGGACGGCCGCCGGGTCGGGCCGATCACGGCCGCCGTGCCGCGGGGGGCGCTCGCGCTCGTCGCCGGGCCCGAGGCCGATCGCCGCGCGCTCGCGCTCACCATCTCGGGCCGCCTCGCGCCCGTCGACGGCCTGGCGCAGGTCGACGGCGTCTCGGTCGGGACGGATGCGGCCCGCGCGGCCCGCCGCGTCGCCCTCGCCGATCTCGGCGCCTCGCGCGAGGAGGTCGCGGTCACGGCCGCGGGGCTCGTCGCCGAGCGGCTGCGGCTCACCCTGCCGGTGCGGCGCGCGCATCGGTCGCGCGAGCTCGCGCTCGACGTGCTCGACGCCGTCGACGAGGCGCTCGACTCGGGCGTCTCCGACGCGGCCGCGCGCGCCGGGGCGACGATCCCCGCCGGCCGCCGCCGTGGCATCCGCCCCGAGGCGCCGCTCGCCGGGCTGCCGCCGCTCGAGCGCGCCGCCGTCCTCGCCGCCGCCGCGCTCGCCGAGGGCGCGCCCGTCGCGCTGCTCGACGCGCGCGGGCTCGAGCCGGACGTGCTCGTGCGGCTCGCGCCCGTCCTCGAGGCGCTCGCCGCGCCGGGCGCGACCGTCGCGCTCGGCGTGGACCGCATCCCCGCCGCCCTCGCGCCGCCGTCCGGCGCGCGCACCCGCACCGTCATCGAGCTCCACCGAGAGGGAGTCCAGCTGTGA
- a CDS encoding TetR/AcrR family transcriptional regulator — MTTADTLRDIALDAFTASGYHATSLQQIAQRAGVSKASVLYHFASKEVLLEAAVGPALDRLEVLIDGLETRRMSADGREDFIPEFVDFLLAHRREVHIFFNHSAHLEDVPIMARAQTLIERIAAYCQANVETPESKMRIGIGLAGAAYMLAVADTFGDDIVLHTDFDQAREPLISILGELLTGTIRPAPERDPLAPHASGSVAAASATASATADV; from the coding sequence GTGACGACCGCCGACACCCTCCGCGACATCGCCCTCGACGCCTTCACCGCGTCCGGCTACCACGCGACCTCGCTCCAGCAGATCGCGCAGCGCGCGGGCGTGTCCAAGGCGAGCGTCCTCTACCACTTCGCCTCGAAGGAGGTCCTCCTCGAGGCCGCGGTCGGCCCCGCGCTCGACCGGCTCGAGGTGCTCATCGACGGCCTCGAGACCCGCCGCATGTCGGCCGACGGGCGCGAGGACTTCATCCCCGAGTTCGTCGACTTCCTCCTCGCGCACCGCCGCGAGGTCCACATCTTCTTCAACCACTCCGCCCACCTCGAGGACGTGCCGATCATGGCGCGCGCGCAGACGCTCATCGAGCGCATCGCCGCCTACTGCCAGGCGAACGTCGAGACCCCCGAGAGCAAGATGCGGATCGGGATCGGGCTCGCGGGCGCGGCGTACATGCTCGCGGTCGCCGACACCTTCGGCGACGACATCGTGCTGCACACCGACTTCGACCAGGCGCGCGAGCCGCTCATCAGCATCCTCGGCGAGCTCCTCACCGGCACCATCCGCCCCGCACCCGAGCGCGACCCGCTCGCGCCCCACGCCTCCGGCAGCGTCGCCGCGGCATCCGCCACCGCATCCGCCACCGCCGACGTCTGA
- a CDS encoding response regulator transcription factor, with translation MTRILIVEDEESLSEPLEFLLRREGYETAVVADGRSALAEFERTGADLVLLDLMLPGLAGTEVCREIRARSTVPIIMLTAKDSEVDIVVGLELGADDYVTKPYSTRELLARLRAVLRRRTDALDVDESILETGPVRMDVERHSVSVGGEDVAMPLKEFELLELLLRNAGRVLTRGQLIDRVWGADYFGDTKTLDVHVKRIRSKIEEDPSQPKLLVTVRGLGYRFEA, from the coding sequence ATGACCCGCATCCTGATCGTCGAGGACGAGGAGTCGCTGAGCGAGCCGCTCGAGTTCCTCCTCCGCCGCGAGGGCTACGAGACCGCGGTCGTCGCGGACGGCCGCTCGGCGCTCGCGGAATTCGAGCGGACGGGCGCCGACCTGGTGCTCCTCGACCTCATGCTCCCCGGGCTCGCGGGCACCGAGGTGTGCCGCGAGATCCGCGCCCGCTCCACGGTGCCGATCATCATGCTCACCGCGAAGGACTCCGAGGTGGACATCGTGGTGGGCCTCGAGCTCGGCGCCGACGACTACGTGACGAAGCCGTACTCCACCCGCGAGCTGCTGGCCCGCCTCCGCGCGGTCCTCCGCCGCCGGACCGACGCGCTGGATGTCGACGAGTCGATCCTCGAGACCGGTCCCGTGCGGATGGATGTGGAGCGCCACTCGGTGAGCGTCGGAGGCGAGGACGTGGCGATGCCGCTCAAGGAGTTCGAGCTGCTCGAGCTGCTGCTCCGCAACGCGGGCCGCGTGCTCACGCGCGGGCAGCTCATCGACCGCGTCTGGGGCGCCGACTACTTCGGCGACACGAAGACCCTCGACGTGCACGTGAAGCGGATCCGCTCGAAGATCGAGGAGGACCCCTCGCAGCCGAAGCTGCTCGTCACCGTGCGCGGGCTCGGCTACCGCTTCGAGGCGTAG
- a CDS encoding class I SAM-dependent methyltransferase — protein MARATGPEGRITRGTTGQNRLRRIDRWIARHPALRRTADPLVVDLGFGASATTSRELHDRLRAARPDAEVVGVEIDPERVRIASAAERPGLSFRVGGFEVPTPDGRRPAVIRALNVLRQYEEAEVAEAWARMTARLQPDGILVEGTCDELGRIASWVQLGADGLPRTFSMSLRLEGLETPEVVHERLPKALIHRNVPGERVHELLAELDALWARHAPLQVYGPSQRWIAVVESLRDAGRPVRDSRARWRLGELTLDWSAVAPA, from the coding sequence ATGGCGCGCGCGACGGGACCGGAGGGCCGGATCACGCGCGGCACGACCGGGCAGAACCGGCTCCGCCGCATCGACCGCTGGATCGCCCGGCATCCCGCCCTCCGCCGCACCGCCGATCCGCTCGTCGTCGACCTCGGCTTCGGCGCGAGCGCCACGACCTCGCGGGAGCTGCACGACCGCCTCCGCGCCGCCCGCCCGGACGCGGAGGTCGTCGGCGTCGAGATCGATCCCGAGCGGGTGCGGATCGCGAGCGCGGCCGAGCGGCCCGGGCTCAGCTTCCGCGTCGGCGGCTTCGAGGTGCCGACGCCCGACGGCCGCCGCCCGGCCGTGATCCGCGCGCTCAACGTGCTCCGCCAGTACGAGGAGGCCGAGGTGGCGGAGGCGTGGGCGCGGATGACGGCACGGCTCCAGCCGGACGGCATCCTCGTCGAGGGCACCTGCGACGAGCTCGGCCGCATCGCGAGCTGGGTGCAGCTCGGCGCCGACGGCCTCCCCCGCACCTTCTCGATGAGCCTGCGCCTGGAGGGGCTCGAGACGCCGGAGGTCGTGCACGAGCGCCTGCCGAAGGCGCTCATCCACCGCAACGTCCCGGGCGAGCGGGTGCACGAGCTCCTCGCCGAGCTCGACGCGCTGTGGGCTCGGCATGCCCCGCTCCAGGTCTACGGGCCCTCGCAGCGCTGGATCGCCGTCGTCGAGTCGCTGCGGGATGCAGGCCGGCCGGTGCGGGACTCTCGCGCCCGCTGGCGGCTCGGCGAGCTGACCCTCGACTGGTCGGCGGTCGCACCGGCCTGA
- a CDS encoding 2'-5' RNA ligase family protein has translation MLRFAVCAFLEDLALGSELDRGALPLHVTLFPPSTTEADQGQLEAALEHVLAQFGPFEAAGGDDELFGARRDVEVTLVEDEGSLAAAHVGLVRALSPLGVRVPDPAHVGRGYRPHVTVTAEGDRIERGERIELDAVALLLDEGGVWRVAAQLPLI, from the coding sequence GTGCTGCGCTTCGCGGTCTGCGCCTTCCTCGAGGATCTGGCGCTCGGCTCCGAGCTCGACCGCGGCGCCCTGCCGCTCCACGTGACGCTGTTCCCGCCGAGCACGACGGAGGCGGATCAGGGGCAGCTCGAGGCCGCGCTCGAGCACGTGCTCGCCCAGTTCGGCCCCTTCGAGGCGGCGGGCGGCGACGACGAGCTGTTCGGCGCCCGACGGGATGTTGAGGTCACCCTCGTGGAGGACGAGGGCTCGCTCGCGGCGGCCCACGTCGGGCTCGTGCGCGCGCTGAGCCCGCTCGGCGTGCGCGTGCCGGACCCCGCGCACGTCGGCCGCGGCTACCGCCCGCACGTCACCGTCACGGCGGAGGGGGACCGCATCGAGCGTGGCGAGCGGATCGAGCTGGATGCCGTCGCGCTGCTCCTCGACGAGGGCGGCGTCTGGCGGGTCGCGGCCCAGCTGCCGCTCATCTAG
- a CDS encoding DNA/RNA non-specific endonuclease has protein sequence MTTGYDPAFLGLEVPPPAAARALTTLDYTHFAVAMDPLRRLAAWTAVAIDGAALRDVPRGGDDWRLDDRIPETEQAGPELYARNDLDRGHLVRRRDPVWGEEAVAARANADTFHYTNAAPQASGFNQSKELWLGLEDYLLEAAEAADARLVVVTGPVFEEDDPEYRGILIPLAYWKVAAWVADGALCATAYLLEQRPLLGARAVESGELELGPFRTFQVAVAEVAELTGLELGALPAADRLQPQPGALPQQRRQLESFGDIVL, from the coding sequence GTGACGACCGGATACGACCCCGCCTTCCTCGGGCTCGAGGTGCCGCCGCCGGCGGCCGCCCGCGCCCTCACCACCCTCGACTACACGCACTTCGCGGTCGCGATGGACCCGCTGCGTCGGCTCGCGGCCTGGACGGCGGTCGCGATCGACGGCGCCGCCCTCCGCGACGTGCCGCGCGGCGGCGACGACTGGCGGCTCGACGACCGCATCCCCGAGACGGAGCAGGCCGGGCCCGAGCTCTACGCCCGCAACGATCTCGATCGCGGGCACCTCGTGCGCCGCCGGGACCCGGTGTGGGGCGAGGAGGCGGTGGCCGCGCGGGCGAACGCCGACACCTTCCACTACACGAACGCCGCCCCGCAGGCCTCCGGCTTCAACCAGTCGAAGGAGCTGTGGCTCGGGCTGGAGGACTACCTCCTCGAGGCCGCCGAGGCGGCGGATGCGCGACTGGTCGTCGTCACCGGCCCCGTCTTCGAGGAGGACGATCCCGAGTACCGCGGCATCCTCATCCCCCTCGCGTACTGGAAGGTCGCCGCCTGGGTCGCCGACGGCGCGCTCTGCGCGACCGCCTACCTGCTCGAGCAGCGGCCGCTGCTGGGCGCCCGCGCGGTCGAGTCGGGCGAGCTGGAGCTCGGGCCGTTCCGCACCTTCCAGGTCGCGGTCGCCGAGGTGGCCGAGCTCACCGGCCTCGAGCTCGGCGCGCTCCCCGCGGCCGACCGGCTGCAGCCCCAGCCGGGCGCGCTCCCGCAGCAGCGCCGCCAGCTCGAGTCCTTCGGCGACATCGTCCTCTGA
- the phoU gene encoding phosphate signaling complex protein PhoU has product MREVFQQELAEVQDRLVAIASLVAESIANATSAFNDSDVSLAETVIEDDARIDAAAAELDELAITILARQQPVAKDLRIVVSALRISASLERMGDMATHIAQLARYRFPEKVVPKTLRPTFSEMGALDVAVANKLVELLRTEDVRIAEEIRNEDDKIDALHLSVFDKVLGETWKGAAADTVDATLASRYHERFADHAVSIAKKVQYLATGDWIPADV; this is encoded by the coding sequence ATGCGCGAGGTCTTCCAGCAGGAGCTGGCCGAGGTCCAGGACCGTCTCGTGGCGATCGCCTCGCTCGTCGCGGAGTCGATCGCGAACGCGACCTCTGCCTTCAACGACTCCGACGTCTCGCTCGCCGAGACCGTCATCGAGGACGACGCGCGCATCGACGCCGCGGCCGCCGAGCTCGACGAGCTCGCGATCACGATCCTCGCCCGCCAGCAGCCGGTCGCGAAGGATCTCCGCATCGTGGTGAGCGCCCTCCGGATCTCCGCCTCGCTCGAGCGCATGGGCGACATGGCGACCCACATCGCGCAGCTCGCCCGCTACCGCTTCCCCGAGAAGGTCGTGCCGAAGACCCTCCGTCCCACCTTCTCCGAGATGGGCGCGCTGGATGTCGCGGTCGCGAACAAGCTCGTCGAGCTGCTGCGCACGGAGGACGTCCGCATCGCGGAGGAGATCCGCAACGAGGACGACAAGATCGACGCCCTCCACCTCTCCGTCTTCGACAAGGTGCTCGGCGAGACCTGGAAGGGCGCCGCGGCCGACACGGTCGACGCGACCCTCGCCTCCCGCTACCACGAGCGCTTCGCCGACCACGCCGTCTCGATCGCGAAGAAGGTCCAGTACCTCGCGACGGGCGACTGGATCCCCGCCGACGTCTGA
- a CDS encoding phosphoglyceromutase: MTSTLILLRHGNSDWNQKNLFTGWVDVRLSEQGVGEAVRAGELLAESGLKPEILYTSVLTRAIQTANLALDKADRAWIPVKRSWRLNERHYGALQGLDKAETLEQYGPEKFQTWRRSFDTPPPVLADDAEWSQIGDERYADVPDADMPRTESLKLVIDRMLPYWESDITKDLAAGRTVLVTAHGNSLRALVKHLDGVSDEKISELNIPTGIPLVYELDDDFRPTGPSRYLDPEAAAAGAAAVAAQGKK, encoded by the coding sequence ATGACCTCGACGCTCATCCTGCTCCGCCACGGCAACTCCGACTGGAACCAGAAGAACCTCTTCACCGGCTGGGTGGATGTGCGCCTCAGCGAGCAGGGCGTCGGCGAGGCGGTGCGCGCCGGCGAGCTCCTCGCGGAGTCGGGCCTGAAGCCCGAGATCCTCTACACGAGCGTCCTCACCCGCGCGATCCAGACCGCGAACCTCGCCCTCGACAAGGCCGACCGCGCCTGGATCCCCGTCAAGCGCTCGTGGCGCCTCAACGAGCGCCACTACGGCGCCCTCCAGGGCCTCGACAAGGCGGAGACGCTCGAGCAGTACGGCCCCGAGAAGTTCCAGACCTGGCGCCGCAGCTTTGACACCCCGCCGCCCGTCCTCGCCGACGACGCCGAGTGGTCGCAGATCGGCGACGAGCGCTACGCCGACGTCCCCGACGCCGACATGCCCCGCACCGAGAGCCTCAAGCTCGTGATCGACCGGATGCTGCCCTACTGGGAGTCCGACATCACGAAGGACCTCGCGGCCGGCAGGACGGTGCTCGTCACCGCCCACGGCAACAGCCTCCGCGCGCTCGTCAAGCACCTCGACGGCGTCAGCGACGAGAAGATCTCCGAGCTCAACATCCCGACCGGCATCCCGCTCGTCTACGAGCTCGACGACGACTTCCGCCCGACCGGCCCCTCGCGCTACCTCGACCCGGAGGCGGCCGCCGCCGGCGCCGCCGCGGTCGCCGCCCAGGGCAAGAAGTAG
- a CDS encoding SLC13 family permease — protein sequence MSSTGVIGGVLLLAGGAAILTGLLPMADAVAVLERTWPILLFVVAITVVTELAAEAGLFSAIAERMARLGRGRALVLWLHVVVFAVLGTVFLSLDTTAVLLTPVVVLLARHNGLPPLPFALTTVWLANTGSLLLPVANLTNLLAEHALGFSDPLRFASLMALPALVAVLVPCLAIALVFRRELALRFEPAAPPPPEDRVLFRVSAVVVALIVPGLVSGAPVWIPAVAGALVLLAVFAVRRRRVIRFSLVPWQLVLLAGGLFLVVETAHARGLAAALAGLVGEGGDAGALLRLAGLGAAGANAIDNLPAYLALEPLAEGDPARVAALLVGVNAGPLVTPWASLATLLWHERLVSLGVELSWRRYALLGLLVAPPTVALATLAILL from the coding sequence ATGTCGAGTACCGGCGTGATCGGCGGCGTCCTGCTCCTCGCGGGCGGTGCCGCGATCCTGACCGGCCTCCTGCCGATGGCGGACGCCGTCGCGGTGCTCGAGCGCACCTGGCCGATCCTCCTCTTCGTGGTCGCGATCACGGTCGTCACGGAGCTCGCCGCGGAGGCGGGGCTGTTCTCCGCGATCGCCGAGCGGATGGCGCGCCTCGGCCGAGGCCGCGCGCTCGTGCTGTGGCTGCACGTCGTCGTCTTCGCGGTGCTCGGCACCGTGTTCCTCTCGCTCGACACGACGGCGGTGCTGCTCACGCCGGTCGTCGTCCTCCTCGCGCGTCACAACGGCCTCCCGCCGCTCCCCTTCGCGCTGACGACCGTGTGGCTCGCGAACACCGGCTCGCTGCTGCTCCCGGTCGCGAACCTCACGAACCTGCTCGCGGAGCACGCGCTCGGCTTCTCGGACCCGCTGCGCTTCGCCTCCCTCATGGCGCTGCCGGCGCTCGTCGCGGTCCTCGTGCCGTGCCTCGCGATCGCGCTCGTCTTCCGGCGCGAGCTCGCGCTCCGCTTCGAGCCGGCCGCGCCGCCGCCGCCCGAGGACCGCGTGCTGTTCCGGGTGTCGGCCGTCGTGGTGGCGCTCATCGTGCCGGGGCTCGTCTCGGGGGCGCCCGTGTGGATCCCGGCGGTCGCGGGGGCGCTCGTGCTCCTCGCCGTCTTCGCGGTGCGGCGCCGGCGCGTCATCCGGTTCTCGCTCGTGCCGTGGCAGCTCGTGCTCCTCGCGGGCGGGCTGTTCCTGGTGGTGGAGACGGCGCACGCGCGCGGACTCGCGGCGGCGCTCGCGGGACTCGTGGGGGAGGGCGGGGATGCGGGCGCGCTGCTCCGGCTCGCGGGCCTGGGAGCCGCGGGGGCGAACGCGATCGACAACCTGCCCGCGTATCTCGCGCTCGAGCCGCTCGCGGAGGGCGATCCGGCACGGGTGGCGGCGCTCCTCGTCGGGGTGAACGCGGGCCCGCTCGTGACCCCGTGGGCCTCGCTCGCGACCCTGCTCTGGCACGAGCGGCTCGTGTCGCTCGGCGTCGAGCTCTCGTGGCGGCGCTACGCGCTCCTCGGTCTGCTCGTCGCGCCCCCCACCGTCGCCCTCGCGACCCTCGCGATCCTCCTCTGA
- a CDS encoding AAA family ATPase yields MASVAILVTGLPGSGKSTLAQQLAAALDCPALVKDELKEAFAAMLGPHADGGRLGGIALDTLWRLAAETGGGVVVDGAFDARRGDLEHLERGLAAAGAPRVIELWCEVPTALARDRVEARQAARHPVHGRWREAWEGLEPLGAWPLLRVDTSAPVDLEALLGELGGLLL; encoded by the coding sequence ATGGCCTCCGTCGCGATCCTCGTCACCGGGCTGCCGGGCTCCGGCAAGTCGACGCTCGCGCAGCAGCTCGCCGCGGCCCTCGACTGCCCGGCGCTCGTCAAGGACGAGCTGAAGGAGGCCTTCGCCGCCATGCTCGGCCCGCACGCGGACGGCGGCCGGCTCGGCGGCATCGCGCTCGACACGCTCTGGCGGCTCGCCGCCGAGACGGGCGGCGGGGTCGTCGTCGACGGCGCGTTCGACGCGCGACGCGGAGACCTCGAGCATCTCGAGCGCGGGCTCGCCGCGGCCGGCGCCCCTCGCGTGATCGAGCTCTGGTGCGAGGTGCCGACGGCGCTCGCCCGGGATCGCGTCGAGGCCCGGCAGGCGGCGCGCCATCCGGTGCACGGCAGGTGGCGCGAGGCCTGGGAGGGGCTCGAGCCGCTCGGGGCGTGGCCGCTGCTGCGCGTCGACACGAGCGCGCCCGTCGACCTCGAGGCGCTCCTCGGGGAGCTCGGCGGGCTGCTCCTCTAG
- a CDS encoding sensor histidine kinase, whose product MDSGWLVAAALAFGLLLGAGLVIAVVVAHHRGQRAVAVITPQVPDGVDAVIDALESVGIVLDASNNVITSSPAAVSFGLVWNQALVHPELIDIVDRVRREGVPESDELHITRGPVGAMDLHLLVRVARLGARYILLLADDRTESYRLDDVRRDFVANVSHELKTPIGAVGLLAEAVESAADEPEEVRRFARRLTSESARLARITNEIIELSRLQAKDPLGDAALVDIGIVVARAVDENHVGAESKGIELVRKGGKHVEVLGNEPLLVTAVGNLISNAIRYSPEGSRVGVGVAHRDGLVEIAVTDQGIGIAEADRDRVFERFYRVDAARSRVTGGSGLGLSIVKHVVQNHGGDVRVWSQPGKGSTFTIRLPEATAHPAGTLGVTA is encoded by the coding sequence ATGGATTCCGGCTGGCTCGTGGCCGCCGCCCTCGCCTTCGGCCTGCTGCTCGGCGCGGGGCTGGTCATCGCGGTCGTGGTCGCGCACCATCGCGGCCAGCGCGCCGTCGCCGTCATCACCCCGCAGGTGCCGGACGGCGTGGATGCGGTGATCGACGCGCTCGAGTCCGTCGGCATCGTGCTCGACGCCTCGAACAACGTCATCACCTCCTCGCCCGCGGCCGTCTCCTTCGGCCTCGTCTGGAACCAGGCGCTCGTCCACCCCGAGCTGATCGACATCGTCGACCGCGTCCGCCGCGAGGGGGTGCCGGAGAGCGACGAGCTCCACATCACGCGGGGCCCGGTCGGCGCGATGGACCTCCACCTCCTCGTCCGGGTGGCCCGCCTCGGCGCCCGCTACATCCTGCTCCTCGCCGACGACCGCACCGAGTCGTACCGCCTCGACGACGTCCGCCGCGACTTCGTCGCGAACGTCAGCCACGAGCTCAAGACCCCGATCGGCGCGGTCGGGCTGCTCGCGGAGGCCGTCGAGTCCGCCGCCGACGAGCCGGAGGAGGTGCGCCGCTTCGCGCGCCGCCTCACCTCCGAGTCGGCCCGCCTCGCGCGGATCACGAACGAGATCATCGAGCTGAGCCGCCTCCAGGCGAAGGACCCGCTCGGGGACGCCGCGCTCGTCGACATCGGGATCGTCGTCGCGCGCGCGGTCGACGAGAACCATGTCGGCGCCGAGTCGAAGGGCATCGAGCTCGTCCGGAAGGGCGGCAAGCACGTCGAGGTGCTCGGCAACGAGCCGCTCCTCGTGACCGCGGTCGGCAATCTCATCTCGAACGCCATCCGCTACTCGCCCGAGGGGTCCCGTGTCGGGGTCGGGGTCGCGCACCGCGACGGTCTCGTCGAGATCGCCGTCACCGATCAGGGCATCGGCATCGCGGAGGCGGACCGCGACCGCGTCTTCGAGCGCTTCTACCGCGTGGATGCGGCGCGCAGCCGCGTCACGGGCGGCAGCGGCCTCGGCCTCAGCATCGTCAAGCACGTCGTCCAGAACCACGGCGGCGACGTGCGCGTCTGGTCGCAGCCCGGCAAGGGCTCGACCTTCACCATCCGACTGCCGGAGGCGACCGCCCACCCGGCCGGCACCCTGGGAGTCACCGCATGA